In the genome of Hymenobacter cellulosivorans, one region contains:
- a CDS encoding 3-deoxy-D-manno-octulosonic acid transferase, translating into MRFLYTIGLHLYALLLRLVAPFVPKAAQWVAGRRGLLEHIRQTLQHDTAPRVWFHCASLGEFEQGRPLIEAYAERHPGHKIVLTFFSPSGYAVRHNWPGADYVFYLPLDTQANAQQFLDAVQPRLAVFVKYEFWYYLLSGLRQRSVPTICVSAIFRPGQVFFKPWGGFYRRMLQCFTHIFTQNEASVQLLREAGITQASVAGDTRFDTVVRTALAPPRDLPLVDAFTDDWLPVCIVGSSWPEDMPVLAPLMQQYQQELRFIVAPHEISEANLRIVEEALPGKVVRYSQAQPATVAQSTVLLIDNVGLLSQLYRFGHFAYIGGAFGKGLHNTLEAAAFGLPLFFGPTYGKFQEALDLVEIGCAFPIRTAQELKDAFAPLFRHEANRLVVQDLSLEYVHQKAGATAIIMQWLDGE; encoded by the coding sequence TTGCGTTTTCTCTATACCATTGGCCTCCACCTCTACGCCCTGCTGCTGCGGCTGGTAGCGCCCTTCGTGCCCAAGGCGGCGCAGTGGGTGGCCGGCCGCCGGGGCTTGCTGGAGCACATCCGCCAGACGCTACAGCACGATACCGCGCCCCGAGTGTGGTTTCACTGCGCCTCCCTGGGCGAATTTGAGCAGGGCCGCCCGCTGATCGAGGCCTACGCCGAGCGCCACCCCGGCCACAAAATCGTGCTGACGTTTTTCTCGCCCTCGGGCTACGCAGTGCGCCACAACTGGCCCGGGGCCGACTATGTCTTTTACCTGCCCCTCGATACCCAGGCCAATGCCCAGCAGTTTCTGGACGCAGTGCAGCCCCGGCTGGCGGTGTTTGTGAAGTACGAGTTCTGGTACTACCTGCTCTCGGGTTTGCGGCAGCGCAGCGTGCCTACGATCTGCGTGTCGGCCATCTTCCGGCCCGGGCAGGTGTTTTTCAAGCCCTGGGGCGGCTTTTACCGCCGCATGCTGCAGTGCTTTACCCACATCTTCACCCAGAACGAGGCCTCAGTGCAGCTGCTGCGTGAGGCGGGCATCACCCAGGCCAGCGTGGCCGGCGACACCCGCTTCGACACAGTGGTGCGCACGGCCCTGGCGCCGCCGCGCGACTTGCCGCTGGTGGATGCCTTTACCGACGATTGGTTACCGGTGTGTATCGTGGGTAGCAGCTGGCCCGAGGATATGCCGGTGCTGGCCCCTTTGATGCAACAGTATCAGCAGGAGTTGCGCTTTATTGTGGCACCCCACGAAATCAGTGAGGCCAACCTGCGCATCGTGGAGGAAGCCTTGCCCGGTAAAGTGGTGCGCTACTCCCAGGCCCAACCCGCTACCGTGGCCCAGTCTACGGTGCTGCTCATCGACAACGTGGGGTTGCTCAGCCAGCTGTACCGCTTCGGGCACTTCGCCTATATCGGTGGGGCTTTCGGCAAGGGGCTGCACAACACGCTGGAAGCCGCCGCCTTCGGGCTGCCCCTGTTCTTTGGCCCCACCTACGGTAAGTTTCAGGAGGCCCTGGACCTGGTAGAAATAGGTTGCGCCTTCCCCATACGCACGGCCCAGGAACTAAAAGATGCCTTTGCTCCTCTCTTCCGCCACGAAGCCAATCGCCTCGTCGTTCAGGACCTGAGCCTGGAATACGTCCACCAAAAAGCCGGCGCCACGGCCATCATCATGCAGTGGCTCGACGGTGAATGA
- a CDS encoding S41 family peptidase: protein MKTSHLPHLSRLAALLLILLATPLSSCDKLLVGPETPNTPEQNFEYLWQTFDRLYGTFKVKHVNWQALHDRYRPQVKPTTSDAELVAIMGQLLDHLDDNHVFIRPLKASGAPNYNGGILGRRKFEDYDQTVAACYLTTRKTYGNDIVYGWLTTKVGYIDLLAFNNNYDYYAKALDTVLGELNDAEGIVVEMRENDGGEDRVAQYIANRFASARHLSFTSRVRNGPRHSDFGPELRFYTEPQGSFQYTKPVVVLQRRATFSSGETFVLAMRQNPNVVTVGDSTGGAFADAVRQELPNGWNIRVPIADVRAADGKNYESIGLAPDYLVKNTKQELASGHDKALETALQLLH from the coding sequence ATGAAAACTAGTCATCTACCGCACCTCAGCCGGTTGGCGGCACTGTTATTAATCCTTCTGGCAACGCCGCTAAGCAGCTGCGACAAGCTGCTGGTAGGCCCCGAAACGCCCAACACGCCCGAGCAGAACTTCGAATATCTCTGGCAGACGTTCGACCGGCTCTACGGTACTTTTAAGGTAAAACACGTGAACTGGCAAGCCCTGCACGACCGTTACCGCCCCCAGGTAAAGCCCACTACTTCCGATGCCGAACTGGTCGCCATCATGGGCCAGCTGCTCGACCACCTCGACGACAACCACGTGTTTATTCGCCCGCTCAAGGCTAGTGGGGCCCCCAACTATAACGGCGGTATTCTGGGCCGGCGAAAGTTCGAGGATTACGACCAGACGGTGGCCGCCTGCTACCTTACCACCCGCAAAACCTACGGCAACGACATCGTGTACGGCTGGCTAACGACCAAGGTGGGCTACATTGACTTGCTGGCCTTCAACAATAATTATGACTATTACGCCAAGGCGCTAGATACGGTACTCGGCGAGTTGAACGATGCCGAAGGCATTGTGGTCGAGATGCGCGAAAATGACGGGGGCGAAGACCGGGTTGCCCAATACATTGCAAACCGGTTTGCTTCTGCGCGCCACCTTTCCTTTACCAGCCGCGTGCGTAACGGTCCGCGCCACTCCGACTTTGGGCCGGAGCTGCGCTTCTACACCGAGCCGCAGGGCAGCTTTCAGTACACCAAGCCCGTCGTCGTGCTGCAGCGCCGCGCTACCTTCAGCTCGGGCGAAACCTTTGTGCTGGCAATGCGGCAAAACCCGAATGTGGTGACCGTCGGCGACAGTACGGGCGGGGCTTTCGCCGACGCCGTACGCCAGGAACTGCCCAACGGCTGGAATATTCGCGTGCCTATTGCCGACGTACGCGCTGCTGACGGTAAAAACTACGAAAGCATCGGCCTGGCCCCGGACTACCTCGTTAAAAACACGAAACAGGAGCTGGCCAGCGGCCATGACAAAGCTCTGGAAACCGCCTTGCAGTTGCTGCACTAG